CTACACTTATCAATGATGAAGATATAGTAGTAGTAGATCCACAGTTAAATGATTATGTTGCTGGAAAAATATATGTAATAACTTATAATGACGAAACTTATATAAAACAAGTTCAGTGTCCTAAAAAAAATATAATAGTTTTAAAGAGTTTAAATTCCAATTATGAAGATAAATACATAATTGATGAAGAGATAAAACAGGTAAAGGTAGAAGGTAGGGTTGTGAAAGTAATTACTGAAAAGAAATTGTAAATATCCAAGAGACGCAGAAATTACAATGGAAAGAGCTCAAAAACTTAATTCTAAGAAATTTGAGAAAGCTTTAAAAGAAGATATAAAATGTAAAAAGTGTAGTGTATGTAACCAAGAGTGGTAAGAAGTACCATAGAGAGAGTTGCAGGTATAACAAGAATACTACAGCTATGAGTGTAGGAGAGGCTAGAGGAATAGGATTAGAAGCTTGTATGGTTTGTAAGCCGTATTGAGTAACATAGAAAAAAACTTGAGTGGAAAAACTCTAAAAAAAGATTCTGAATTAAAATATATTTGGGATAATGATAGATATTTATATATAAGAAATCACGGTGCAAATGTATATTATATTAAAGCTAAAACTACCATGAAACTTGAATCAGAAATTAAGCTAGAATTTCACAGAAAATACCAAGCTACTTCTATTGGAAGTGGAGCTAGATCTTTAAAAGCTGTTGATAATGATTAGGAGGAGATATTCATGTTAGGAAAATTAGAAAAAGTTGAATTAAGAGATGTATGGAAACATGAAGCTATTGATTTTACCAAGTGGCTCGCAAAAGAGAAAAATATAGATCTTCTATCAGATACAATTGGAATAGATATAGAAGTGATAGAAACAGAGGCAAGTGTAGGTTCATTTAATGTAGATATATTAGCAAGGGATAGTAGTACAGATAGTAAGATAATTATAGAAAATCAACTAGAAAGAACGGATCATGATCATCTAGGAAAGATAATCACCTATGCCTCAGGATATGATGCAGAGACTATTATATGGTTAGTTAAAGATGCGAAGGATGAACATAAAAAGGCGATAGAATGGTTAAATAATCATTTAGATGAGAAGATTAATATGTTTTTAATAAGAATAGAAGTTTGGAAAATAGGAGATTCACAACCTGCTCCAAGGTTTAGTGTTCTAGAAAGTCCAAACAATTGGGCTAAAGTTATTAAGAGCAGCTCTAATAGTGGGAAAAGAGAATTAACAGATACCAAAAAGCTTCAACTAGAATTTTGGACAAACTTAAAAGAATATGGAGAAGATAATTATTCAAGTCTGAAGTTTCGAACTGTAAGATCTCAGAATTGCTATAATCTTTCTGCTGGAAGTAGTTTATATTATATACTTTTAACTGAAAATTCTAAAACGAAACAATTGGGTGTTGGAATTTATATTTATCGGGATAAAGATTGTTATCGTAATTTTTTTGAAAAAAAGAGAGAAATAGAAAAAGAATTGGAATTTAATTTAGAGTGGCAAGAACTCATTGATAAGAAAGCAAGCAAAATAATTATATATAAAGAATTTGATATTAAAAACAAAGAAAGTTGGGTAGAAGGATATAATTGGTTGTTGGATAAAGCTCAAAAAATGAAATTAGTTTTTGGTAAAAATAAGTAAGACCATAATCAAGGAGATCAATTATGAAAAAATTAATTTTATTTTTATTACTATCAGTTTCTATCTTTGGAAAGCTAAATTTGAAAGTTATATATTCAGATCCAACAGAGACAGGAATTACAATAGAAAGACCTCAAAATCTTAATTCTGAAGAATTTGAGAAATCTTTAAAGGAAGATATAATAGGTGAAAAAATAACTGTAAATAAATCTAATGAAAAGATAGAACATGTAGTGTATATAACTAAAAGTGGTAAAAAGTATCATAGAGAGAGTTGTAGGTATAACAAGAATACTAGAGCTATGAGTGTAGAAGAGGCTAGAGGTAGAGGATTAGAAGCTTGTAAGGTTTGTTGGGAGTAGGAGGGGAGTAAATAATGGCAGATTTCGATATTAAAAGTATAAAATTAAATTATAAAAAATTTTCAAATAAAATTTCAAAGAATAAAAGTAAAGATTATGAAAATTTATTAGCTAAGGAACTTGCGATAGGAAAATTTGCAAGGCAAAATGGTATTTCAGACTTTAATGAGATTAAAATATGCAAAGTAGATACCAATACCAAAGATGAAACAACGTCTTATAAATTTACTTTAGAAGCTATAAAAAAAGAAAATAATATAACCAAAAATATAAAAAAGCAGGTAAAAATATGTTTGAAAAATTAAAACTTTCTATAAAACAAAAATATAATGAATATTATTTAAGGCACATAATAGATAAAAAACAATCTCTAGGATATCAAATGATGTTAATATTTATGAATGAACATCAACTCGCTAGAAATGAAATAAATGATTTTGGGACAACTTTAGGCGATGATAAATTAACATTTACAGCTGAAAATTTTAAAGGGATGGCTTTAAAAACTTTAAATTTCATATCGAAAAATCATAGTAAGAGAATAATGGCAAGCGCAATAGATGAAGATGATTTAATAAAAAAAATAAAAGAACTTATAATTAAAACCTTATTAGCAATCGATTCAAATTATTGTGTTCTTAATAAAGATAACAGTGAATATGTGTTCATAATGTGTCAAGAAGGTTATAGATATCAATACAATGGATACAAAAGACCAGATTTGAAATTAATGGGAAAAGCAAATTTGTTTATTTCTTTAACATTAGTATATTATATTATAGATTTTTTATTTAAGGATTTAGAAATCAATCTTATTGAAAAATTGGAATATATAATCCCTATGATTGTATTGTCAATATTGATTTTTTTATTCAAAAATTATCACATTATGCTAAAAATTCCAATGATAATTGCGATTATCTTTTTAGTAGTTGCATAAAAAAAGCGAAACTTTATAGCTACAGTAAAGTTAAAGGAGAAATATTTAAATAAATCAATTTTTTTACCAAATGAGATGGAACAAATAAAGCTAGTCTTGATATAAATAATGAAACAATAGATATGCATGGTGTTATAAGAATTATGCTAAAACAGACAAGGATCTAGAGAGTGCAGAGAAGTATACTAGATCAAATAAATTGGGATTATGGAAGTCATCTAATCCAATAGCTCCATGGGATTATATGAGGAAATAAAAACGGCCATAAATAATATATTTTGGGAAAATGAATTAAAGGAATATTATGGATAATTTGACACCCGAGCAAAGAACAAAGAATATGAAAGCCATAAAATCGAAGGATACAAAGGCTGAAGTCATGCTGAGAAAAGCTCTTTGGAAAAAAGGATATAGATATTTTAAAAATTATAAAAAATTACCAGGAAAACCTGATATTGTTTTTTCAAAAAAGAAAACAGTTATTTTTGTTGACGGAGAATTCTGGCACGGATTTGACTGGGAGAATAGAAAGCAAGATATTAAGAGCAATCGTGAATACTGGATTCCGAAGATAGAAAGAAATATGCAGAGGGATAAGGAAATTCAAGGAAAATTAGAGGATGCAGGGTGGATTGTATTGAGGTTTTGGAGTAAAAATGTACTGAAAAACTTGGATGAGTGTGTAAAAAAAGTGGAGAAAATGCTGAATAAAAAGCTATAATTAAGCTTTTTCCTTGGACCTAAAAATAGAAAAGGAAATATTAAATTATATTTTAAAATTTAATATGCTGTCTAGCTATTCCCTATATTTTTAAGGGTTATAGTAATCCAAATACAATTTAAATTAACAGAAACAATATTAGCACTAGGAGGAGTTATTATGGCGGATATTATTTGGAATAAATTTTTAAAGGAAGAAAAAGAAGAATATATTCAGTATTTGGAAATATTCGGGGCTTTAAGTGGTTTATTTAAAGATAATAAAGAAGGGGCGAATGCCAGAAAGCCGTATTTATATTACAGAAATCATGAACAACTTTTTACTAGAATTTTTAGTGTAGATGATTTAGCTAGAAAAAATAGTGCTTTTGATGCACTTGGAACCTGGAAAAATGATAGAGTGGGAATTGGTCTTAAAACATGGATGCATACAAGAGACCATACATATCAAAAGGTAGCTGAGTTTAATAAATTAGCTCCAGACTTTATAGCACCACTAATAGAGAAGGGTACACCAGAGCAAGTTATAAAGAAGGTTTCAGAATTTAGAAATGAACGTATAATGCTTGATAAACGTTTATATAAAACAGATAGAGATGTATATCATTACATCACTCGTGATGATGATATTATGAATATTGTAGAAGCACCGTATGATTTAATAGATATTGACAGCCTTGAGCTTATTGACACTAATGGAAAAACCTATAATTTCAAAGATAAAAAAAATGAATATAAATTTTATAGAAGTAAGAGTGTATTACAGAAAAAATTTGATGCTTCAAAAGGGGAAATAATAGCACAGATTAAAATCGAACAATTTGATGATCCTTTTGAGCTTATAAGAATGATTGAACTTCCTAAAAAAAATAAAGAAACTATATTTGAAGAAATATACCTTCCTCTTTATCAAGATAAAAAAGATGGAGGAATCGTCTCAGATTGCTCCGGTGTAAATATTCGACATGCAAAATCTAAGAATAAAGGAAGTAATACACCGCGTCCAGAGTATGAAATAGAAATTAGAATCAGCACTTGGATACATAGAGTTTTCCCAAAGTTTTTTGGTATAGATGCTTTTGATAGTGAGGCTGTTAAATTAAGTGACTTTGATTTGATTTTACCTGATGGAAGAGTATTGAGAGGAAGAATAAAGCAGCAAAACGGGAAAAGTTTACAAACCAATCCTCAAGGTGCACTTGGAGAATGGATACTTAATGATGTATTAGGTCTTAAAAATAGAGAAGTTGCAACTATGGAACTACTAAATGAGCTCGGGATTGACAGTTTAAAGATAACTAAACTAGACAATGAACATTTTAAAATTACAGTTGCTGAAACAGGAGCTTATGAGAAGTTTAAATTAGATAATATTGATAATATAGATAAAGCTGGACTTAAAGGCAATCAGAGACCTTATATAAGAGAAGACTTAGTGCAAGAGCTATTATCAGAAGATATTGAAGAATAATTACTATAAAAGAACTTTTTTTAGTTTTTTATGGTTATATAAAACTGGACCTTCAGTTTATATAAAATGTATGCATGAAGTTGGATATTTGGAAAAGTATCTCCTTCATATTTTTTATGACTTCCGATAAAATATTTAGTAATATATAGAGAAACTCAATAGTTTACTCCATACTACTTTTTATTTATTTATTTTGATATTTATTTAATTTTATAATATAATATAGATTATTTTCAAGAATTAAATCTATTATACCAAGATTGGAGGATTATGAAAGGCGGAGCTAGAGATGGTGCCGGAAGGCCTAAGAAATCTGATGAAGAAAAAGCAGAATATACTATAAAAAGTATAAAATTTAAGAAATGCGAAAAATATATTTTAGAATATATAGAGAGTTGTGAAGGAAAGAACTTTAGTGATAAATTGAAAAAAATAATATTAGAAAAAATTGAAAAAAAGTAATACCTTTTTTCGGTTAATATGATATAATAAAAGAATAAAGGTACGGTGATATTATGAAATATAAAGTAGGAAGTTTGTTTGCGGGAGTTGGAGGAGTTTGTCTTGGTTTTAAAAGGGCCAGCGAACATTTTGAATTAACCTTTGCAAATGAAATGGATAAAGATGCATGTAAAACTTATAAAGCAAATTTCAATCATAGTTTGATAGAGGGAGATATTGAAAAAATACTCAATCCAGAGATTGTAAGGAAGGAAAGAGAATTTTTATTAGAGAGATCTGAAGAGCTTAAAAAAATTGGTGCAACTGAACTTGAGTTTGATATAAAAATAGTAAAAGATGCTGTGAAAAAGCTGGATAGCCCTTTCTTTGTTGCTAAAGCTATGAAAGGTGGATTTGAGCTGACAGACAGCATTCAAAAAAAAATAGTAAAAAATAATTATTCAGAAGAAAAATTTAAAGATTGTGTAGAATTACAATTAATCCTTAATAATTTAGTTAATTATACAGAAGATAAAACTGAGATAAAATATCAAGAATTTAAAAAGAAAAATATAGAAATTACAAAAGAAAAAATAGATATTCTTACTGGTGGATTTCCATGCCAAGCTTTTTCTATAGCAGGAGATAGAAAAGGATTTTCTGACCATAGAGGAGAATTGTTTTACAGTGTAATTAATCTTGTAAACCAACTGGAAACAAAGGGACATGGCAAGCCGAGAGTTTTATTTCTTGAAAATGTAAAAAATCTTGTAAGCCATGAAAAAGGCCAGACTTTTAAAATTATCCAAGAAGAAATAGAAAAATTAGGTTATACAATAAAATATAAAGTTTTAAATACTTATAAATATACCGATCTTCCTCAAAACAGGGAAAGAATCTTTGTAATTTGTTTTTTAAATAAAGCTGATTCGGAAGCTTTCGGGTCATTTGAAGATATTCAAGTATCAGATAAAAGCAGGGAAGAATTAAAAGAAATAATGAGTAAAACATTGGATTATAGTATAACAAAAGAGAGTAATCCAGAATTTTACTATACTAAAGAAAAATATCCAAATTATTTTATGACTCAAGAAGAATTTGAAAATAGTGACAGGAAAGAAAAAATTAATTTAAATGAAGATATGCAGGATTTATATGAAATTTATCAAATTAGAAGAGGTATGTATGTCAGAAAAAATCAATCTGGAGTATGCCCAACATTAACAGCTAATATGGGAACAGGCGGGCATAATGTACCTTTGATTAAAGTTTATGACGGCATAAGAAAGTTATCTCCTAAGGATTGTTTTAATCTCCAAGGATTTAGAATAGGTGAAAGTTATATATTACCGAAAGAAGTAAAAAATGCATCTCTTTACAAGCAGTCTGGGAATGCTGTTTCAGTCGATGTAATAGAACTGATAGCTAAAAAAATAGAGCAGACTTTCATTAAAAATAAGACTAAAGAGTCTATAGCAATGACTTTTTTAAAAGAAAAAGAAAAAGAAATAAACAAAATTATAAATAATAAAAAAACTGAAGAAGAAATTAAAAAATTTATTAAAAAATTAGCAAAAGAATGTTTTGACGTTTTATAATTAAAAGTTATAAAAATACCACAGATAAAAAAAGATCTAGTAGAATAGCCGTATATGGCTATTCTACTAGATCTTTTTTTATCTCTAGATTTGCCCGGAAAAGAGGGCGTCCAAAAAGCCTGCAAATAGAAAAACAGTTCCTATGATGATTTTAATACAATAAAAATTTATGTGTTTTTATTAATTTAAGTATAGGTTTATTAATAAATTTAATTTAAATGTAGTAATAAATGGAAATATAATGAGTTTTGTTGTATTATTTTATTAAATATAATCATTAAACGATAAAAGGTTTAAACCGAGGAGATAATAATTGATGAGAGAAGAAGTTGTAAAACCAAATCTAAGTAATTTTATAAAATCTCTTAGAGATGTTGGATATAATTTTAATATTGCAATAGCTGATATATTAGATAATAGTATTGATGCTAATGCTAAAAATATAAAGATAAATATAGAGTTAAAACCACAACCTAAAATTTTAATATTGGATAATGGTTTTGGAATGAATGAGGAAGAATTAGTAGAGGCTATGAGATTAGCTTCTAAAGATCCAAATAAAAATAGGGGTGGAAAGGCCTTAGGTAAGTTTGGACTAGGATTAAAAACAGCCTCGTTTTCTCAAGGGAAAAAGCTAACAGTTATAAGTAAGAAAGGTAATAAAATAAATGCAAGGGTATGGGATTTAAATCATATAGAAGAAACAAATGAATGGTATTTATTAACCCCTCAATTAGATTATGATTCTACAGAATTTTATAATGAATTAACCTTACAAGAATCAGGAACTTTAGTAATTATAGAAGAGATTGATAGGTATGAAGAGGATGAATACGAAAATTTAATTTACTCTTTAAGAAATCACTTATCTATGACATTCCATAGATTCTTAGATAATAAAAATTCTAGAAGGAAAGTAAATATCTCTTTAAATAATAATCCTTTAGAATCTTTTGACCCATTTAATTCAGAAAACTTTGCAACACAAGATCTAGGAGAGGAAAAATTAAAAGTTTATGACGAAGATATAAAGATAAAACCATATATACTTCCTCATCATAGCAAAATTAGTCAGCAAGATTACGACAAATATGGAACTGAAGAGGGATATACTAAAACTCAAGGTTTTTATGTATATAGAGCTAACAGACTTTTAATCCATGGAACATGGTTAGGCTTACATAAAATATCTGATTCACATAAATTAGTTAGAATAATGATTGATATTCCTAATAATCAAGATAGTTATTGGGGAATTGATATAAAAAAATCTACTGCCAAACCCGTAAAAGCAATATCTAAAGAGTTAAAGAGAATAATTAAAAATGTCACAGCAAAGGGATCAAGGCCTTATACTGGAAGAGGAAAAAGAATTACGGATAAAAATATAGAAAAATTTTGGGATTTAATACCAGATGGAGACAATATAAAGTTTGGATTGAAAAAAAAACACCCTATATATTCAGAATTATTAAATACCTTTGATGAAAAACAAAAAAACTTATTTAATCTTTTTGTTAATGGTATTGAGTCTTATTTACCTTTACCACTTATACAAGCTCATCTAAATGATAACCCACACAAGATAAAGCAGAAAAATAATGAAGAAATATCTGAAGCTATACAAAAATTAATAGATATGGGAGTATCCCCTGAATTGATTGAAGCTATTAAAAAGACAGAACTTAAAGGAGAAATGACTGATGTCCGCGAAAAAAATTCTGAAAAATAAAATTGATAGTTTTTTAAAAGAAATCAAAGAAGAACTAACTGAGGAAATAATTGAAAACAAAGTAAATGAGGTTAAAGCTCAATTTACTAACCCAGTAATATTTCAAGCATTTCAAGCAATGTCCACTGAATTAAAAAGAATAACTTTAGAAGATGTCTTAAAAGTTGATTTTAAAGAGATTCAAAACGAATTAGAGACAATCTATAGTGTTGTTGTAACAAATGGATTTAGCTTAGTTGAAGAAGATCCAAATAGAGATTCAACTTGGTGGACAGGGGCTGAAAAGCAAAAAAATGAATTGTTTTATTGGGAAAGATATAAAAGAAATTTAGAAAGAAAATTACCAATAAAAGTTGTTAGAAATTTAGATGAAGATACAGATATAGTTATGAATCATATAGAGAACCCTGAAGTTGATGGTTTCAATAGATTAGGGATGGTTATTGGACATGTACAATCTGGAAAAACTGGAAACTTTACAGGATTATTATGTAAAGCAGCAGATGCTGGATATAAATTTATTATAGTTATTGCTGGTGGAATGAATAACTTAAGAAATCAAACCCAAGAAAGAATAGAAGAGGGGTTTATTGGATTAACTGGTTGTACTAAAGTTGGTGTTGGTTTAGATATAGAAAATAATACTAAAGATAAAAGACCTGTAGCTTTAACAAAAGAAAATGATGACTTTAATAGTAGAGATGCTAAAAAAGCAATATCTCTACATGATACTCATAAACCAATGGTTATGGTTATAAAGAAAAATAATAGTATCCTAAAAAATGTTATTAAATGGTTAAATGATGAATTCCCAAATGAAATAACATATCCTTTATTAGTTATTGATGATGAGTCTGATTATGCATCAATAAATACAAACAAAGAAGATCAAGATCCAACTGCAATAAATAAGTCTATTAGAAAAATTCTTGGTAAATTTAAAAAGAGTAGTTATGTTGCCTATACTGCTACTCCATATGCAAATATTTTTATAGACCATAATATAGAAGGCGATTTATTTCCTAAAGATTTTATTTATTGTTTAGAAGCTCCTAGTAATTATTTTGGAGCCTCTAAAATTTTTAAAATAACTGAGGAAACTCAAGATAGGAAGCATATCATAGAAATTGATGACAATGAAGTTGAGCTTCCTTTAAAACATAAAATAGACCATATAATTACTGAGTTACCAAGCTCATTAAAGCAAGCAGTTAGAAATTTTCTTTTAAACATTGGAATAAGGTGCTTAAGAGGAGACGAAACAGAACATAATAGTATGTTAGTTCATACAACAAGATTCACTAGAATTCATGAAGATATTAGTAATCTTATAGAAGATTATTTAGAAAAAGGAAAAAAATCAATAAAATCATTTGGTGCAATGTCCAACAAATTAGAGCAAAGTAACTTTATAAGAGATATGAAAAAAACTTATGATGAAGTTTTCCCTGATATAGAGGAAAACTTTGATAACATATTAGAAGTTTTAACAAAAAAAGTTCAAGAAATAATGGTAAGACAGGCACATCAAAAGGCTAAAATTCCTTTAGAATATAGAAATGATAGACCAACATATGCCATTGTAGTAGGGGGATTGAGTTTAGCTAGAGGATTTACTTTAGAAGGATTAAGTATCAGCTATTTTTTAAGAACCACTATGTTTTATGATACTTTAATGCAAATGGGAAGATGGTTTGGATATAGGATAGGTTATGAAGACCTTTGTAAAATCTATATGACAGGAGAAATGGCTGATAATTTTGAATATATTATCAATGCTACAGAAGAATTAGTTGATACTCTCTCGGACATGAATGATAAGAAAAAAACACCAAAAGAGTTTGGTTTGGCAGTTAGAACCCATCCTGAAAGTGCTTTACAAGTAACTTCTTTAAATAAGCAAAGAAATGCTCAAGACTATTATATTGACATGAGTTTTAACAATACCTTAAAGCAAACAACTCATTTAGTGAAAAATGAAAATGAGATAGATCATAATTATAAAGCTGTAGGAGAGATTTTAAATAAACTTCCTAATATAAGTGAAAATATTAAGAAAAAAAATAATTATGTCTTTAGAAACATTGACAAGAA
This window of the Psychrilyobacter piezotolerans genome carries:
- the dcm gene encoding DNA (cytosine-5-)-methyltransferase, which translates into the protein MKYKVGSLFAGVGGVCLGFKRASEHFELTFANEMDKDACKTYKANFNHSLIEGDIEKILNPEIVRKEREFLLERSEELKKIGATELEFDIKIVKDAVKKLDSPFFVAKAMKGGFELTDSIQKKIVKNNYSEEKFKDCVELQLILNNLVNYTEDKTEIKYQEFKKKNIEITKEKIDILTGGFPCQAFSIAGDRKGFSDHRGELFYSVINLVNQLETKGHGKPRVLFLENVKNLVSHEKGQTFKIIQEEIEKLGYTIKYKVLNTYKYTDLPQNRERIFVICFLNKADSEAFGSFEDIQVSDKSREELKEIMSKTLDYSITKESNPEFYYTKEKYPNYFMTQEEFENSDRKEKINLNEDMQDLYEIYQIRRGMYVRKNQSGVCPTLTANMGTGGHNVPLIKVYDGIRKLSPKDCFNLQGFRIGESYILPKEVKNASLYKQSGNAVSVDVIELIAKKIEQTFIKNKTKESIAMTFLKEKEKEINKIINNKKTEEEIKKFIKKLAKECFDVL
- a CDS encoding NgoFVII family restriction endonuclease — translated: MADIIWNKFLKEEKEEYIQYLEIFGALSGLFKDNKEGANARKPYLYYRNHEQLFTRIFSVDDLARKNSAFDALGTWKNDRVGIGLKTWMHTRDHTYQKVAEFNKLAPDFIAPLIEKGTPEQVIKKVSEFRNERIMLDKRLYKTDRDVYHYITRDDDIMNIVEAPYDLIDIDSLELIDTNGKTYNFKDKKNEYKFYRSKSVLQKKFDASKGEIIAQIKIEQFDDPFELIRMIELPKKNKETIFEEIYLPLYQDKKDGGIVSDCSGVNIRHAKSKNKGSNTPRPEYEIEIRISTWIHRVFPKFFGIDAFDSEAVKLSDFDLILPDGRVLRGRIKQQNGKSLQTNPQGALGEWILNDVLGLKNREVATMELLNELGIDSLKITKLDNEHFKITVAETGAYEKFKLDNIDNIDKAGLKGNQRPYIREDLVQELLSEDIEE
- a CDS encoding ATP-binding protein → MREEVVKPNLSNFIKSLRDVGYNFNIAIADILDNSIDANAKNIKINIELKPQPKILILDNGFGMNEEELVEAMRLASKDPNKNRGGKALGKFGLGLKTASFSQGKKLTVISKKGNKINARVWDLNHIEETNEWYLLTPQLDYDSTEFYNELTLQESGTLVIIEEIDRYEEDEYENLIYSLRNHLSMTFHRFLDNKNSRRKVNISLNNNPLESFDPFNSENFATQDLGEEKLKVYDEDIKIKPYILPHHSKISQQDYDKYGTEEGYTKTQGFYVYRANRLLIHGTWLGLHKISDSHKLVRIMIDIPNNQDSYWGIDIKKSTAKPVKAISKELKRIIKNVTAKGSRPYTGRGKRITDKNIEKFWDLIPDGDNIKFGLKKKHPIYSELLNTFDEKQKNLFNLFVNGIESYLPLPLIQAHLNDNPHKIKQKNNEEISEAIQKLIDMGVSPELIEAIKKTELKGEMTDVREKNSEK
- a CDS encoding DUF4268 domain-containing protein; the encoded protein is MLGKLEKVELRDVWKHEAIDFTKWLAKEKNIDLLSDTIGIDIEVIETEASVGSFNVDILARDSSTDSKIIIENQLERTDHDHLGKIITYASGYDAETIIWLVKDAKDEHKKAIEWLNNHLDEKINMFLIRIEVWKIGDSQPAPRFSVLESPNNWAKVIKSSSNSGKRELTDTKKLQLEFWTNLKEYGEDNYSSLKFRTVRSQNCYNLSAGSSLYYILLTENSKTKQLGVGIYIYRDKDCYRNFFEKKREIEKELEFNLEWQELIDKKASKIIIYKEFDIKNKESWVEGYNWLLDKAQKMKLVFGKNK
- a CDS encoding very short patch repair endonuclease — encoded protein: MDNLTPEQRTKNMKAIKSKDTKAEVMLRKALWKKGYRYFKNYKKLPGKPDIVFSKKKTVIFVDGEFWHGFDWENRKQDIKSNREYWIPKIERNMQRDKEIQGKLEDAGWIVLRFWSKNVLKNLDECVKKVEKMLNKKL
- a CDS encoding crossover junction endodeoxyribonuclease RuvC; translated protein: MYVTKSGKKYHRESCRYNKNTTAMSVGEARGIGLEACMVCKPY
- a CDS encoding Z1 domain-containing protein, which encodes MSAKKILKNKIDSFLKEIKEELTEEIIENKVNEVKAQFTNPVIFQAFQAMSTELKRITLEDVLKVDFKEIQNELETIYSVVVTNGFSLVEEDPNRDSTWWTGAEKQKNELFYWERYKRNLERKLPIKVVRNLDEDTDIVMNHIENPEVDGFNRLGMVIGHVQSGKTGNFTGLLCKAADAGYKFIIVIAGGMNNLRNQTQERIEEGFIGLTGCTKVGVGLDIENNTKDKRPVALTKENDDFNSRDAKKAISLHDTHKPMVMVIKKNNSILKNVIKWLNDEFPNEITYPLLVIDDESDYASINTNKEDQDPTAINKSIRKILGKFKKSSYVAYTATPYANIFIDHNIEGDLFPKDFIYCLEAPSNYFGASKIFKITEETQDRKHIIEIDDNEVELPLKHKIDHIITELPSSLKQAVRNFLLNIGIRCLRGDETEHNSMLVHTTRFTRIHEDISNLIEDYLEKGKKSIKSFGAMSNKLEQSNFIRDMKKTYDEVFPDIEENFDNILEVLTKKVQEIMVRQAHQKAKIPLEYRNDRPTYAIVVGGLSLARGFTLEGLSISYFLRTTMFYDTLMQMGRWFGYRIGYEDLCKIYMTGEMADNFEYIINATEELVDTLSDMNDKKKTPKEFGLAVRTHPESALQVTSLNKQRNAQDYYIDMSFNNTLKQTTHLVKNENEIDHNYKAVGEILNKLPNISENIKKKNNYVFRNIDKKIIYDFIDDFKVFNYKNDYILSLKTHLPVAFMLKDIKENDLNFDVAFISGEGEPIISTELSKLENLTYARRKLMETDENSYRIKMLSNISTEKIGLTDEALTIMKENKIPNNSRREIRKFLERPLLFIYIVETTENSDIRFPAYGVVYPNSSEKIEKFVRLKINSVYLKELLEEEELQDED